One stretch of Actinomycetota bacterium DNA includes these proteins:
- a CDS encoding class I SAM-dependent methyltransferase, protein MVYMRDKVNFKFTPELYDKQVDWENRLGKEKDFFRRIFAENNVKTVLDVGCGTGRHAELFAQMTEKVFAVDPAREMIDYAASEVIKSSNVTLKRGGFSDIEKLKTGDIDAITCLGNTISLLETRKNVRAALKTVYKKLPKNGIAVFQFINFEKSVMEKNRYYDPKILIMDNKRYIFHRHFEYGKIKTRTDFLVTVLNENNEIELFDVRQSLMCTLKKRIFLKIAGNCGFRKIRLLGNDGKTPFDRENHISLFAILKK, encoded by the coding sequence TTGGTTTATATGCGGGATAAGGTTAATTTTAAATTTACGCCGGAGCTTTATGACAAACAGGTAGACTGGGAAAACAGGCTTGGAAAGGAAAAAGATTTTTTTAGAAGGATTTTTGCTGAAAACAATGTAAAAACAGTCCTTGATGTCGGATGTGGAACTGGCAGACATGCGGAACTTTTTGCGCAGATGACAGAAAAAGTATTTGCTGTCGACCCTGCCCGGGAAATGATAGACTATGCGGCATCTGAAGTTATCAAGTCTTCGAATGTAACTTTGAAAAGAGGCGGTTTCAGCGATATTGAAAAACTTAAAACCGGTGACATAGATGCGATAACCTGTCTTGGTAATACGATTTCACTTCTTGAGACAAGAAAAAATGTCAGGGCAGCTCTGAAAACTGTTTATAAAAAGCTTCCAAAAAACGGTATAGCTGTTTTCCAGTTCATTAATTTTGAAAAATCGGTCATGGAAAAAAACAGATACTATGACCCCAAAATACTTATAATGGATAATAAGAGATACATATTTCACCGGCACTTTGAATATGGAAAGATAAAAACAAGAACAGATTTTCTGGTAACCGTTTTAAATGAAAATAATGAAATCGAATTATTTGATGTCAGGCAGTCGCTGATGTGTACTTTAAAAAAACGCATATTCCTTAAAATTGCCGGAAACTGCGGATTCAGAAAAATCAGGCTTTTGGGAAATGACGGTAAAACACCCTTTGACAGGGAAAATCATATAAGTTTGTTTGCAATATTAAAAAAATAA
- a CDS encoding DUF763 domain-containing protein yields MRTGTINLPLHGGKAPGWLFEKMKRLARQIVLVIIEEYGPYEFIDRISDPCWFQAFGCILGFDWHSSGVTTTVCGALKEALRGISSHTGIYVAGGKGGTSRKTPAEIEAAADKEGIDFSRLVYASKIVAKVDSSALQDGYQLYHHSFIFSKDGKKWSVIQQGMNGDTGYARRYHWLSSRITDYVAEPHNAICCDAKNEVLNLVASDSASARKVIAEISCRKPEQVLGDLAKICKHTEKSVTLPKRHEINFSDIEQKRLSKIFQSTYESKPRDFEKLIAMPGVGPKTVRSLALISELVYSVPYSIKDPARFSFAHGGKDGIPYPVDKINYNKSIEMLSNALKESKMGRTEKIEAFKRLALFY; encoded by the coding sequence ATGAGAACAGGAACAATCAACCTTCCTCTTCACGGGGGAAAAGCCCCGGGATGGCTTTTTGAGAAAATGAAAAGGCTTGCAAGGCAGATAGTGCTTGTAATAATCGAGGAATACGGTCCTTATGAATTTATTGACCGCATTTCAGATCCTTGCTGGTTCCAGGCTTTCGGCTGTATTCTCGGTTTTGACTGGCATTCAAGCGGAGTTACTACTACTGTATGCGGTGCTCTTAAGGAAGCCCTGAGAGGAATTTCTTCCCATACAGGCATATATGTTGCCGGAGGAAAAGGCGGAACTTCAAGAAAGACGCCGGCGGAAATAGAAGCTGCTGCAGACAAAGAAGGCATTGATTTCAGCAGACTTGTTTATGCAAGCAAAATAGTCGCAAAAGTAGACAGCAGTGCGTTGCAGGACGGCTACCAGCTTTATCATCACAGTTTCATTTTTTCAAAAGACGGCAAAAAATGGTCGGTTATACAGCAGGGAATGAACGGGGACACCGGATATGCGAGAAGATATCACTGGTTAAGCAGCAGAATAACTGATTATGTCGCAGAGCCCCATAATGCCATCTGCTGCGATGCAAAAAACGAAGTATTAAATCTTGTCGCTTCCGACAGCGCTTCTGCAAGAAAAGTCATAGCTGAAATATCTTGCCGGAAACCAGAGCAGGTGCTGGGTGATCTGGCGAAAATCTGCAAGCATACGGAAAAATCAGTTACGCTTCCAAAAAGACATGAAATCAATTTTTCAGATATTGAACAGAAAAGGCTAAGCAAGATATTCCAATCCACTTATGAAAGCAAGCCCCGGGATTTTGAAAAACTTATAGCTATGCCGGGTGTGGGACCCAAGACAGTAAGATCGCTTGCGCTTATATCAGAACTTGTTTATTCTGTTCCTTACAGCATAAAAGATCCGGCAAGATTCAGTTTTGCACACGGAGGCAAAGATGGCATACCTTATCCGGTCGACAAAATAAATTATAATAAATCCATAGAAATGCTTTCAAATGCCTTAAAGGAAAGCAAGATGGGAAGAACTGAAAAAATTGAAGCATTTAAAAGGCTTGCCCTCTTTTACTGA
- a CDS encoding type 2 isopentenyl-diphosphate Delta-isomerase: MRKENDKKIHSSRKKEHLSISLNNNIDYIEKSTGFEKYYFIHNALPEISLEEIDTSIIVLGKKLALPLMISPMVGGINEAAKINRDLAMVAQECEIGMGIGSQRMAIEDRELANTFNVRDSAPDILLFANLGAVQLNYGYDIKHCRKAVDMIDADALFLHLNPLQEALQAEGNCNFKDLLSKISSVCADLEKPVLVREVGFGISAEVALKLKLAGVYGIDTGGSGGTSWIEIEKTRLSLSTLKNAAQFFGDWGISTSDSVRMVRESCPDIFLVASGGIRTGIDVAKAIALGADIADIALPVLKQVKISVKEAVSYIKELEAGLRIAMFCIGAQNIKQLKHNFNLRNVEK; encoded by the coding sequence ATGAGAAAAGAAAATGACAAAAAAATACATTCATCCAGAAAAAAAGAGCATCTGAGCATAAGCCTGAATAATAATATAGATTATATTGAAAAAAGCACAGGGTTTGAAAAATATTATTTTATTCACAATGCTCTTCCGGAGATTTCTCTTGAAGAGATAGACACGTCTATTATTGTGCTTGGAAAAAAACTTGCTCTTCCTCTTATGATATCGCCAATGGTCGGCGGAATTAATGAAGCAGCAAAAATCAACAGGGATCTGGCGATGGTTGCACAGGAATGCGAAATAGGAATGGGCATAGGGTCTCAGAGGATGGCAATTGAAGACAGGGAACTGGCAAATACTTTTAATGTAAGAGACAGCGCCCCGGACATACTGCTTTTTGCTAATCTGGGGGCAGTTCAATTAAATTATGGCTATGATATAAAACACTGCCGCAAAGCTGTTGATATGATTGATGCGGATGCTCTGTTCCTGCATCTCAATCCTCTTCAGGAAGCTCTTCAGGCTGAAGGAAATTGCAACTTCAAGGATCTGCTTTCAAAAATTAGCTCCGTATGTGCTGATTTGGAAAAACCTGTTCTGGTTAGGGAAGTGGGTTTTGGGATTTCAGCTGAAGTAGCCCTGAAACTTAAGCTCGCCGGAGTTTACGGGATTGATACCGGCGGAAGCGGCGGTACATCCTGGATTGAAATTGAAAAGACCCGCCTTTCTTTAAGCACATTAAAAAATGCCGCGCAGTTTTTCGGGGATTGGGGCATATCAACTTCAGATTCAGTCAGAATGGTCAGGGAATCCTGTCCGGACATTTTTCTTGTTGCCAGCGGAGGCATAAGGACAGGAATAGATGTTGCAAAAGCAATAGCTCTTGGGGCTGATATTGCAGATATTGCACTGCCTGTTTTAAAGCAGGTGAAAATTTCCGTAAAGGAAGCAGTTAGTTATATAAAAGAATTAGAAGCCGGATTAAGAATTGCAATGTTTTGCATAGGCGCCCAAAATATAAAACAATTGAAGCATAATTTTAATTTGAGAAATGTTGAAAAGTGA
- a CDS encoding polyprenyl synthetase family protein: protein MQKLPEIFNRFKDDIEKEMQSIISSGSLPLYDMLRYHMGWIDEKGNSGDFGKGKFLRATLCILAYISTLKEGEEEIGSTVMPLAGSIELIHNFSLIHDDIQDNDIQRRHKPTLWYIWGKPQAINAGTTMKILANLAITRLENYGISCEKQLKVFRIINESCLKMLEGQYLDIEFEDKSEVSIDEYITMIERKTASLIEGAILIGAALNLEKDGLERLRKFGNLLGIAFQIRDDILGIWGSQDKTGKPHASDILKKKKSFPIVYTLNNAPEKMKKNLLKVYESKRINENQMLTVLGYLEDVEAKKFCEEKCRYYYKLAVNEIKSLPVLKKYLQSYYEISDFLLIRDF, encoded by the coding sequence TTGCAGAAACTTCCCGAAATTTTTAACAGATTTAAAGATGATATTGAAAAAGAAATGCAGTCCATTATTTCATCAGGCAGTCTGCCTTTATACGACATGCTCCGATATCATATGGGCTGGATAGATGAAAAAGGAAACAGCGGTGATTTTGGAAAAGGAAAATTTTTAAGAGCCACCCTGTGTATTCTTGCATATATATCCACTTTAAAAGAAGGAGAGGAGGAAATAGGCTCAACTGTAATGCCGCTTGCCGGTTCAATAGAGCTTATTCATAATTTTTCTCTTATCCATGATGACATACAGGACAATGATATACAGAGAAGACATAAGCCTACTTTATGGTACATATGGGGAAAACCCCAGGCAATCAACGCCGGAACGACAATGAAAATTCTTGCAAATCTTGCAATAACAAGACTGGAAAATTATGGCATCAGCTGCGAAAAGCAGCTTAAAGTATTCAGGATAATAAATGAAAGTTGCCTGAAAATGCTGGAAGGGCAATATCTTGATATTGAATTTGAAGATAAATCAGAAGTAAGTATTGATGAATATATTACAATGATAGAAAGGAAAACAGCCTCGCTTATAGAAGGGGCGATACTGATAGGAGCAGCGCTCAATCTTGAAAAAGACGGCCTGGAAAGACTTAGGAAGTTCGGAAATCTTCTTGGTATCGCATTCCAGATAAGAGATGATATTCTGGGAATATGGGGAAGTCAGGATAAAACCGGCAAGCCTCATGCAAGCGATATACTAAAGAAGAAAAAATCTTTTCCGATAGTATACACTCTTAATAATGCTCCTGAAAAAATGAAGAAAAACCTTCTTAAAGTATATGAATCAAAAAGAATAAATGAAAACCAGATGCTGACAGTTCTCGGATATCTTGAAGATGTCGAGGCGAAAAAGTTTTGTGAGGAAAAATGCAGATATTATTATAAACTTGCGGTAAATGAAATAAAAAGTCTTCCGGTTTTAAAAAAATATTTACAGTCATATTATGAAATATCGGACTTTCTTCTTATAAGGGATTTCTAA
- a CDS encoding Nif3-like dinuclear metal center hexameric protein has protein sequence MLLKEITTYLDKLFKKDLAFSWDNCGLLIGDLSKEITRILIALDVDFSAVRQAKDKRADLIISHHPLIFNPLKRLTSESVNEKIIMDVIKNDIAVYSAHTNMDAADFGIGSRILKELGLKQTGYLEPAGRRRYKFVVFVPADFEEKIRQAMCEAGGGTWKDYSCCTFGTEGKGTFRPGSSSSPFIGEKGMLSEVEEIRMECIVNGENLEKLSNSVIKAHPYEEPAYDIYALENRFPEGGIGQTAEFDVSVSAADFLKSVKEKLGLKNLRFVFSKPADDVKIKKVLLINGSADSVVENMLDFDFDALLCGEISYHNCAAVFEKGILVAEIGHAESEVVFTDMAWEIIDGFIRENKLDIVLYKGEKPINLWRYFIE, from the coding sequence ATGCTTCTTAAAGAAATTACAACTTATCTGGACAAGCTTTTTAAAAAAGATTTGGCGTTTTCCTGGGACAACTGCGGCCTTCTTATCGGAGATCTGAGCAAGGAAATAACAAGAATTCTGATTGCACTGGATGTTGACTTTAGCGCAGTCAGGCAGGCAAAAGATAAAAGGGCAGATCTTATAATTTCTCATCATCCCCTGATTTTTAATCCCTTAAAGAGGCTTACATCTGAAAGCGTAAATGAAAAGATAATAATGGATGTAATTAAAAATGATATTGCTGTTTACAGTGCTCATACCAATATGGATGCAGCTGATTTCGGAATAGGCAGCCGCATATTAAAAGAACTCGGGCTTAAACAAACGGGATATCTTGAACCGGCAGGCAGAAGACGGTACAAGTTTGTTGTTTTTGTTCCGGCAGATTTTGAAGAAAAAATAAGGCAGGCAATGTGTGAAGCCGGAGGCGGAACCTGGAAAGATTATTCATGCTGCACATTCGGAACTGAGGGAAAAGGCACTTTCAGGCCCGGCAGCAGTTCATCTCCCTTTATCGGGGAGAAAGGGATGCTTTCAGAAGTGGAAGAAATCAGGATGGAATGCATAGTAAACGGGGAAAATCTTGAAAAGCTTTCCAACTCTGTAATAAAAGCCCATCCATATGAAGAACCTGCTTATGACATATATGCCCTGGAAAACAGATTTCCGGAGGGTGGGATAGGCCAGACAGCAGAATTTGATGTTTCTGTAAGCGCTGCCGATTTCCTGAAAAGCGTAAAAGAAAAACTTGGATTAAAAAATCTGAGATTTGTTTTCAGCAAACCGGCAGATGATGTTAAAATAAAAAAAGTACTTTTAATAAACGGAAGCGCAGATTCAGTAGTGGAAAATATGCTGGATTTTGATTTCGATGCTCTCTTATGCGGGGAAATCAGCTACCATAATTGCGCAGCAGTTTTTGAAAAAGGCATACTGGTTGCAGAGATAGGACATGCCGAGTCCGAGGTGGTTTTTACCGATATGGCCTGGGAAATAATTGACGGATTCATTCGGGAAAACAAACTGGACATTGTTCTCTATAAGGGCGAAAAGCCTATTAATTTATGGAGGTATTTTATTGAATAA
- the ispE gene encoding 4-(cytidine 5'-diphospho)-2-C-methyl-D-erythritol kinase encodes MKSEIAPAKINLTLEISGKRDDGYHNIFSLMQTIDLCDYLTFHKNPWLQIIPEYHNLPATDNLPGFDRNNYLVKNLVYKAAETLKIHTNYKSGAVIELKKSIPSSAGLGGGSSDAAAALRGLNRLWNLKLSDSELAEVGLKVGSDVPYFIYGGTCIISGRGEKIRKVKPILPKWILVILLPFDFKEKTKKLYSYVNSRNYTSGDITKNLEKKIKDEGCDNIRNDLFNAFEDIYAEFFEEYKIWIKKFSEIGIEKVHLAGSGPSVFYISSDEADVLEAAEKISNIANLQLYITRTVP; translated from the coding sequence TTGAAAAGTGAGATAGCTCCTGCAAAAATTAATCTGACTCTTGAAATTTCCGGAAAGCGTGATGACGGGTATCATAACATATTTTCCCTTATGCAAACAATTGATTTGTGCGACTATCTTACATTTCATAAAAACCCCTGGCTGCAGATAATACCGGAGTACCATAACCTTCCTGCCACCGATAATCTTCCGGGATTTGACAGAAACAATTATCTTGTTAAAAATCTTGTCTATAAAGCTGCGGAAACCCTGAAGATTCATACCAATTATAAAAGCGGGGCAGTGATAGAACTTAAAAAAAGCATACCGTCCTCAGCTGGTCTTGGCGGAGGGTCAAGCGATGCAGCTGCAGCGCTGAGAGGCTTAAACAGGCTGTGGAATCTTAAACTGAGCGACAGCGAGCTCGCAGAGGTGGGGCTTAAGGTAGGCAGCGACGTACCTTATTTCATATATGGCGGTACATGCATAATCAGCGGGAGAGGCGAAAAAATAAGAAAAGTAAAGCCTATACTGCCGAAATGGATACTGGTGATACTTCTTCCTTTCGATTTCAAGGAAAAAACAAAAAAATTATACTCTTATGTCAATTCCAGGAATTATACATCCGGCGATATCACGAAAAACCTTGAGAAAAAAATAAAGGATGAAGGTTGCGACAACATAAGAAACGATTTATTCAATGCGTTTGAAGACATTTATGCTGAATTCTTTGAAGAATATAAAATATGGATAAAAAAATTCAGTGAAATCGGTATTGAAAAAGTGCATCTTGCCGGTAGCGGTCCATCCGTTTTCTACATATCGTCTGATGAAGCTGACGTGCTTGAAGCTGCAGAAAAGATATCAAATATAGCCAATCTGCAGCTGTATATTACAAGAACAGTCCCTTAG
- a CDS encoding MBL fold metallo-hydrolase, whose translation MDDAVKINFFGHSFFMITSAKGLRIAMDPYDEQVKSVLPEVRTDIALISHNHFDHNNISLFTEAPEIIIKTPGQHEVKGLKINGFSSFHDKSGGTARGKNIIFTFSIDGISFVHFGDLGTFPHDGILAELKGSHIIFIPVGGVYTINHSEAFELVKMIKPRIVVPMHFKEHDTKIGVDNISGFKSLASEEMEFKEFKKEFSIKKELLPENTEVWTVSSS comes from the coding sequence ATGGACGATGCGGTAAAAATTAATTTTTTCGGACATTCATTCTTTATGATTACTTCTGCCAAAGGTTTGAGAATAGCTATGGATCCCTATGATGAGCAGGTAAAAAGTGTTCTGCCCGAGGTCAGGACTGATATAGCCCTTATTTCCCACAATCATTTTGACCATAATAATATTTCTCTTTTTACAGAAGCTCCTGAAATTATTATAAAGACACCGGGGCAACATGAAGTAAAAGGATTAAAGATAAACGGTTTTTCATCTTTTCATGATAAGTCCGGAGGAACGGCAAGAGGTAAGAATATTATATTTACCTTCAGTATTGACGGAATTTCATTTGTACATTTCGGCGATCTTGGAACATTTCCACACGACGGCATCCTGGCAGAACTTAAAGGCAGCCATATAATTTTTATCCCTGTCGGGGGCGTATATACAATTAATCACTCTGAAGCATTTGAGCTTGTGAAAATGATTAAGCCCAGAATAGTAGTGCCGATGCATTTTAAAGAACACGATACAAAAATAGGTGTTGATAATATTTCCGGTTTTAAATCCCTTGCCTCAGAAGAAATGGAATTTAAGGAATTTAAAAAAGAATTTTCCATAAAAAAAGAATTGCTTCCGGAAAATACGGAGGTTTGGACAGTATCTTCTTCCTGA
- the polX gene encoding DNA polymerase/3'-5' exonuclease PolX, which produces MNKNEIIKALEDIAVMLELKDENPFKIRAYRNAARALETADIDINTETRIKDLKKISGIGQSIAENILSFASGSNPDFYDELKESFTPQMLELLKIPTLGPKKVRYLFDNLSISGIDDLEEAIKSDRLAGLPNFGRKTQENILNGIKSLKNYKEFYLYSEVIGEANAIVEKLKTFRHIKRADVAGSLRRKKEIVKDIDIVAGIAGDAEPYGIMDFFVSLDEADEIISRGETKSSVRLKSGINVDLRIVDDEMYPYLLHHFTGSKEHNTALRGFAKDRDIKINEYGIFDGDRLIKCRSEKEIYGIFNMDYIEPELREDNGEIEAALDGSLPELVKADDIKGIFHLHTTFSDGSITLDSLCEKMVSEGYEYVGITDHSQSAYYAGGVRENDIEKYLRAIGEFCASDKRITVFKGIESDIRADGSLDYSEEILEKFDFVIASVHSSFKLSEEEMTSRVIKAIENKYTTILGHPTGRILLTREPYKIDMIKVINAASENNVAIEINANPFRLDLDWRLCKYAKSKKVKIFICPDAHKIEDIDNILFGVNTARKGWLEKGDIANTMNAQEITRFFNDLKVLKKI; this is translated from the coding sequence ATGAACAAGAATGAGATTATAAAAGCCCTTGAAGATATAGCAGTAATGCTTGAACTTAAAGATGAAAATCCTTTCAAAATAAGGGCTTACAGAAATGCTGCGCGCGCTCTTGAAACTGCCGATATTGATATAAACACGGAAACCAGAATCAAGGATTTGAAGAAGATAAGCGGCATAGGCCAGAGCATTGCCGAGAATATTCTTTCTTTTGCATCCGGCAGCAATCCTGATTTTTATGATGAATTAAAAGAATCCTTTACCCCTCAGATGCTTGAATTATTAAAGATACCGACCCTCGGGCCAAAAAAAGTCAGATATCTTTTTGATAATCTAAGTATTTCCGGAATAGACGACCTTGAGGAAGCCATAAAATCAGACAGGCTTGCAGGGCTGCCAAATTTCGGCAGAAAAACACAGGAGAATATTTTAAATGGCATAAAATCCCTTAAAAACTACAAGGAGTTCTATCTTTATTCCGAAGTTATTGGCGAAGCAAATGCAATAGTCGAAAAATTAAAAACTTTCAGACACATTAAAAGAGCTGATGTTGCAGGCAGTCTTCGCAGAAAAAAAGAAATCGTTAAAGATATTGATATTGTTGCAGGTATTGCCGGAGATGCAGAACCTTATGGAATAATGGATTTTTTTGTTTCCCTGGATGAAGCAGATGAGATAATATCCAGGGGTGAAACCAAATCATCAGTCAGGCTGAAATCAGGAATAAATGTTGATTTAAGAATAGTCGATGATGAAATGTATCCTTACCTGCTGCATCATTTTACGGGCAGCAAGGAGCATAATACCGCCCTCAGGGGTTTTGCAAAAGACAGAGATATAAAAATAAATGAGTATGGGATATTTGATGGCGACAGGCTTATAAAATGCAGAAGCGAAAAAGAAATATATGGTATTTTCAATATGGACTATATCGAGCCTGAGCTGAGAGAAGATAATGGCGAAATAGAAGCTGCTCTTGACGGCAGCCTGCCGGAACTTGTAAAGGCAGATGATATTAAAGGGATATTCCATCTTCATACGACTTTCAGCGATGGAAGCATTACCCTGGATTCGCTTTGTGAAAAGATGGTGTCTGAAGGCTATGAATATGTAGGAATAACAGATCATAGTCAGTCAGCTTATTATGCAGGAGGAGTCAGAGAAAATGACATTGAAAAATATCTCAGAGCAATAGGAGAATTCTGTGCATCCGACAAACGCATAACAGTATTTAAAGGAATAGAATCGGATATAAGGGCGGACGGGAGTCTTGATTACAGCGAAGAGATACTTGAGAAATTTGATTTTGTGATTGCTTCAGTTCATTCCAGCTTCAAGCTTTCTGAAGAAGAAATGACAAGCAGGGTAATAAAAGCAATTGAGAATAAATATACCACTATTCTGGGGCATCCTACCGGACGGATTCTCCTTACCAGGGAGCCATACAAAATCGATATGATAAAGGTAATCAATGCGGCATCGGAAAATAATGTAGCAATTGAAATAAATGCCAATCCTTTCAGGCTTGATCTTGACTGGAGACTTTGCAAATATGCCAAATCAAAGAAAGTAAAAATATTTATATGCCCTGACGCCCACAAGATAGAGGACATTGATAATATTTTGTTTGGAGTAAATACTGCAAGAAAAGGATGGCTGGAAAAAGGCGATATTGCAAATACCATGAACGCGCAGGAAATAACCCGGTTTTTCAATGATTTAAAGGTTTTAAAAAAAATATAA
- the radC gene encoding DNA repair protein RadC encodes MNNRTYFLKASFSIKDWPEDERPREKLLKSGSDTLTNAELIALVIGTGIKTRHGSYSAIDILKNLLQTYGSLNNLANISADEMAASEGMGKAKAAKVIAAVELGRRILSRKNGNNIKFRCSEEVANYYIPLMKDLKKEQFKVILLDVKNKIIKDILVSQGSLTSSIVHPREVLRPAIQSSAASVICVHNHPSGDPEPSTDDIEITNRLCKSCSIIGINMLDHIIVAENGYYSFRQKDLL; translated from the coding sequence ATGAATAACAGGACATATTTCCTTAAAGCTTCATTTAGCATAAAAGACTGGCCGGAAGATGAAAGGCCCAGAGAGAAGCTTTTAAAATCAGGTTCCGATACACTGACAAATGCGGAACTGATAGCTCTTGTAATAGGCACAGGCATTAAAACAAGACACGGCAGTTATTCGGCAATCGATATTTTAAAAAATCTTCTTCAGACCTACGGAAGCCTTAATAATCTTGCCAATATTTCTGCTGATGAAATGGCTGCTTCTGAAGGAATGGGAAAGGCAAAGGCGGCAAAGGTCATTGCAGCTGTCGAGCTTGGAAGAAGGATTTTAAGCCGGAAGAATGGAAATAATATAAAATTCAGATGCAGTGAGGAAGTGGCTAATTATTACATTCCTTTAATGAAAGACCTTAAGAAAGAACAGTTTAAAGTAATTCTTCTTGATGTAAAAAACAAGATTATAAAAGACATACTTGTATCCCAGGGAAGTCTTACTTCAAGCATTGTTCATCCCAGGGAGGTGCTCAGGCCTGCGATACAGTCCAGCGCAGCTTCAGTTATTTGTGTGCATAATCACCCGAGCGGAGATCCTGAACCGTCAACTGACGACATAGAGATTACAAACAGGCTGTGCAAATCCTGTTCCATTATAGGGATAAACATGCTTGACCATATAATAGTTGCAGAAAATGGGTATTACAGCTTCAGACAGAAAGATCTTTTATAG
- the nth gene encoding endonuclease III encodes MIPYEYAVKNIRTIIDNLSKTYPKALTTSLNSKNALQLLIATILAAQSTDKLVNKVTPALFKKYKTVKDFAEANLEELQEDIRSTGFYRNKSLAIIKCCKDIIEKFDSKVPDNIDDLIKLHGVGRKTANVVLADAFNKEGIIVDTHMLRISNLTGLTVNKDATKVEFDLQKIIPKGRWTDFSHKIVEHGRTICIARRPKCDICPINEFCRYYRDSLEA; translated from the coding sequence ATGATCCCCTATGAATATGCTGTAAAGAATATCAGAACCATTATTGATAATCTTTCAAAAACTTATCCCAAAGCGCTTACAACTTCACTGAATTCAAAAAATGCGCTACAGCTTTTAATTGCAACAATCCTTGCCGCCCAGAGTACGGACAAACTTGTAAATAAGGTGACCCCTGCCCTTTTTAAAAAATACAAAACAGTAAAAGACTTTGCCGAGGCGAACCTGGAAGAGCTTCAGGAGGATATCAGATCAACCGGTTTCTATAGAAACAAGTCTCTGGCAATAATAAAATGCTGTAAAGATATTATTGAGAAATTTGATAGCAAAGTCCCCGATAATATTGATGACCTTATAAAACTTCATGGCGTGGGGCGCAAAACTGCAAATGTGGTTCTGGCAGATGCTTTTAACAAGGAAGGCATAATTGTAGACACACATATGTTAAGAATTTCAAACCTTACAGGACTTACTGTAAACAAAGATGCCACAAAAGTAGAATTTGACCTTCAGAAGATAATTCCCAAAGGTAGATGGACTGATTTTTCGCACAAAATAGTTGAACATGGGAGAACTATCTGCATTGCAAGAAGACCCAAATGCGATATCTGTCCGATTAATGAATTCTGCAGATACTATAGGGATAGCCTGGAAGCATAA
- a CDS encoding helix-turn-helix transcriptional regulator, which yields MNYTNKPFSEAFAEILKDRQIKLRSLGAKTNLNYSYFSKIIRKRKVPPIDTIENICNALEIEPEFFIEYRIHKICKFLYNNPGLVDNVSHYVYKLQNKKIVRVAEKKEKFGNKK from the coding sequence ATGAATTATACCAATAAACCTTTCAGTGAAGCCTTTGCAGAAATATTAAAAGACAGACAGATCAAGCTAAGAAGCCTTGGAGCAAAAACCAATCTGAACTACAGCTATTTCAGCAAAATAATAAGAAAAAGAAAAGTTCCTCCCATTGATACTATTGAGAATATTTGCAATGCGCTTGAAATAGAGCCTGAATTTTTTATTGAGTACAGAATTCATAAAATATGCAAATTCCTTTATAATAATCCCGGGCTTGTTGATAATGTCAGCCATTATGTTTACAAGCTTCAGAATAAGAAAATTGTCAGAGTGGCGGAAAAAAAGGAAAAGTTCGGTAATAAAAAATAA
- the nikR gene encoding nickel-responsive transcriptional regulator NikR: MDKVIRFGVSIEEKLLKKFDSLIKEKNYLNRSEAIRDLIREKLVREEWDSEDREVAGVITIVYDHHKRELVQNLISIQHNFYKIIIASQHIHFDHNNCMEMIAVRGNIKELKNLESRLKSEKGVKHTVFSKSTLGESI; this comes from the coding sequence ATGGACAAAGTAATAAGATTCGGTGTTTCTATTGAAGAAAAACTTTTAAAGAAATTTGACAGTCTTATAAAAGAGAAAAATTATCTGAACCGCTCGGAAGCAATAAGAGATCTCATAAGAGAAAAACTTGTCAGGGAAGAGTGGGACAGTGAAGACAGGGAAGTTGCCGGTGTGATCACAATAGTGTATGACCATCACAAAAGAGAACTTGTGCAGAATCTTATCTCAATCCAGCATAATTTCTATAAAATTATTATAGCAAGCCAGCATATTCATTTTGACCATAATAACTGTATGGAAATGATTGCTGTAAGAGGTAATATCAAAGAGCTGAAGAATCTTGAATCCAGGCTTAAATCTGAAAAGGGAGTAAAACATACCGTCTTTTCAAAATCAACACTTGGAGAATCAATATGA